A single Bacteroidota bacterium DNA region contains:
- a CDS encoding T9SS type A sorting domain-containing protein — MKTKITFIFSFTLALIFSISVFAVQTSENENDKKKTEKSTTETSQRLVLIEHHTNTGCGPCASQNPDLEALANTGENQSMIAHIQYHPSWPGSDPMYDFNVNEGQGDARVDYYGVSGVPNTVIAGNVKEGGPSGITQSDLDTEYARPGQFKVSGVGNYSGEYLTISVIIESLSDFPTGDLVAHVVLVEDIEYATAPGSNGETYFPNAMRRMFPDDQGTDLSNPETGDVTDLSFLYTIPEEIIIENCKLIVFVQDNADKEVYMADKLTVTNCEMNTEVITIDVNQHGGSNGQATAIGYDGVPPISYLWNTPDSSTSSTVIGLPAGEYIVTITDSDFPPCMVILTVEILEPIAGINDEGANSISIYPNPTTGKINISNAENSSVHIYNMIGSEVFKTEIIYDNQSIDISELPYGNYFVKVLSEDKVVTKSVSLIK, encoded by the coding sequence ATGAAGACAAAAATTACTTTTATATTTAGTTTTACACTTGCACTTATTTTTTCAATAAGTGTTTTTGCTGTTCAAACCTCAGAAAATGAGAATGATAAAAAGAAAACTGAAAAATCTACAACAGAAACCAGCCAGCGTTTAGTTCTTATTGAACATCATACGAATACTGGCTGTGGCCCTTGTGCTTCTCAAAACCCTGATCTTGAGGCATTAGCAAATACAGGTGAAAATCAATCAATGATTGCACATATACAATATCATCCATCATGGCCAGGTTCTGATCCAATGTACGATTTTAACGTAAATGAAGGTCAAGGCGATGCAAGAGTTGATTATTATGGTGTATCAGGAGTACCAAATACTGTTATTGCAGGTAATGTAAAAGAAGGGGGACCATCAGGAATCACTCAGAGTGATTTGGATACAGAGTATGCCCGTCCAGGTCAATTTAAGGTCAGTGGAGTTGGTAATTATTCAGGAGAATATTTAACTATTAGTGTTATAATTGAATCTCTTAGTGATTTTCCTACGGGCGATTTAGTAGCACATGTGGTTCTTGTTGAGGATATTGAATACGCCACTGCTCCCGGGAGCAATGGCGAAACTTATTTCCCAAATGCAATGCGACGTATGTTTCCAGACGATCAAGGGACAGATTTAAGTAATCCTGAGACCGGAGATGTTACAGACCTAAGTTTCTTATACACAATACCTGAGGAGATAATTATTGAAAATTGTAAATTGATTGTTTTTGTTCAAGACAATGCCGACAAAGAGGTTTATATGGCTGATAAATTAACAGTTACAAATTGCGAAATGAACACAGAAGTGATAACCATTGATGTAAATCAGCATGGTGGAAGCAATGGACAAGCCACTGCAATAGGTTACGATGGAGTTCCTCCAATTTCTTATCTTTGGAATACACCTGATAGCTCAACCTCCTCCACAGTTATTGGATTACCTGCCGGCGAATACATTGTTACAATTACCGACAGCGATTTCCCTCCCTGCATGGTGATATTAACTGTTGAAATACTCGAACCAATAGCCGGTATCAATGATGAAGGTGCTAATTCAATTTCTATTTACCCTAATCCAACCACTGGAAAAATTAATATTAGTAATGCTGAAAACTCATCAGTACACATATACAATATGATCGGTAGCGAAGTTTTCAAAACTGAAATAATTTACGACAATCAATCAATTGACATTTCTGAATTACCTTATGGGAATTATTTTGTAAAAGTACTGTCAGAAGATAAAGTTGTAACAAAAAGTGTTTCGCTAATAAAATAA